A genomic segment from Streptomyces antibioticus encodes:
- a CDS encoding Fur family transcriptional regulator, producing MTAPQTPTTAEELRGAGLRVTAARVALLETVRAGDHLDVEAIATGVRDRVGHISLQAVYEALHALNAAGLVRRIEPPGSPARFEGRVGDNHHHLVCRSCDVVVDVDCAVGHAPCLTAADSQGFSVDEAEVIYWGLCPECSAAGTAAP from the coding sequence ATGACTGCACCCCAGACTCCGACCACCGCCGAGGAGCTTCGCGGTGCCGGCCTGCGGGTGACGGCCGCCCGCGTCGCGCTGCTCGAAACCGTCCGCGCCGGTGACCATCTCGACGTGGAGGCGATCGCGACCGGTGTGCGCGATCGCGTGGGCCACATCTCGCTGCAAGCCGTGTACGAGGCACTGCACGCGCTGAACGCGGCGGGACTCGTCCGCCGGATCGAACCGCCGGGCAGCCCGGCCCGGTTCGAGGGGCGGGTCGGGGACAACCACCACCATCTCGTGTGCCGCTCGTGCGATGTCGTCGTCGACGTCGACTGCGCGGTCGGCCACGCCCCGTGTCTGACCGCGGCGGACAGTCAAGGCTTCTCGGTCGACGAGGCCGAGGTCATCTACTGGGGCCTGTGCCCCGAATGCTCCGCCGCCGGTACCGCGGCACCGTGA
- a CDS encoding MarR family winged helix-turn-helix transcriptional regulator has protein sequence MAAPEERPEETREETPAGLPECPSAEGSGLLPPELRAWMVLLAATGAVEQRLRAVVKERLDVSHDEFLILCLLAEHPREGLRMTRVAELLGRPKTRLTYQVACLQHAGLVVRRSACGDKRGVEVALTEKARGLLREASGTLAETAAGALAHVMGPEQRAAVLGLVPGLHEADPA, from the coding sequence ATGGCAGCCCCCGAGGAGCGACCCGAGGAGACCCGCGAGGAGACCCCCGCCGGCCTGCCCGAATGCCCCTCCGCCGAGGGTTCCGGGCTGCTGCCCCCGGAGCTGCGGGCCTGGATGGTGCTGCTGGCCGCGACGGGCGCGGTCGAGCAGCGGCTGCGGGCGGTGGTGAAGGAGCGGCTCGACGTCTCGCACGACGAGTTCCTGATCCTGTGCCTGCTCGCCGAGCACCCCCGTGAGGGTCTGCGGATGACCCGCGTGGCGGAGCTGCTGGGCCGCCCCAAGACCCGGCTGACCTACCAGGTCGCCTGTCTCCAGCACGCCGGTCTGGTCGTGCGCCGGTCGGCCTGCGGGGACAAGCGGGGCGTCGAGGTCGCCCTCACCGAGAAGGCCCGCGGTCTGCTGCGGGAGGCGTCCGGCACGCTCGCCGAGACGGCCGCCGGGGCGCTCGCCCATGTGATGGGCCCCGAACAGCGGGCCGCCGTACTGGGATTGGTGCCGGGCCTGCACGAGGCCGACCCGGCCTGA
- a CDS encoding YceI family protein, with amino-acid sequence MTVAVETGTWQLDASASAVALKHRTMWGLVAVKGAFASVAGGGEVGPDGSATGTLTLDVTSLDTKNAKRDTHLRSADFFDAENHPEITYVVRTAELDGADTVRVTGQLTVRGISRPHTLTARVERADGDAVTLAAEFTVDRDEFGLGWNQLGMMRGLTAVTATLRFVRSAG; translated from the coding sequence ATGACCGTCGCCGTGGAAACCGGAACCTGGCAGCTCGACGCGAGCGCCTCCGCCGTCGCTCTCAAGCACCGCACGATGTGGGGCCTGGTCGCCGTCAAGGGCGCCTTCGCCTCGGTCGCCGGCGGGGGAGAGGTCGGGCCCGACGGGTCCGCCACCGGCACCCTGACCCTGGACGTGACCTCCCTCGACACGAAGAACGCCAAGCGGGACACACATCTGCGCAGCGCCGACTTCTTCGACGCCGAGAACCACCCCGAGATCACCTACGTGGTCCGGACCGCCGAACTCGACGGCGCCGACACGGTCCGTGTGACCGGTCAACTGACCGTCCGCGGCATCAGCCGCCCGCACACCCTCACCGCGCGCGTCGAGCGGGCGGACGGCGACGCGGTCACGCTGGCCGCCGAATTCACCGTGGACCGGGACGAGTTCGGGCTCGGGTGGAACCAGCTCGGCATGATGCGCGGACTGACCGCGGTCACGGCCACGCTCCGCTTCGTCCGCTCGGCGGGATGA
- a CDS encoding cell division protein SepF, whose protein sequence is MERESIRGDPVSRYDVTDEQWEGLAQVVPLRGRDAWPSAVNHRSLPDADTETRRRFVVLRINIFADAREVAETLMAGIPVLLDLTGAETEVAKRVLDFSTGVVFGLASGMHRVDRNVFLLTPPGTEVSGIMEGAGV, encoded by the coding sequence ATGGAGCGCGAGTCAATTCGGGGGGATCCGGTGAGCCGATACGACGTCACCGACGAACAGTGGGAGGGGCTCGCTCAGGTCGTTCCGCTGCGGGGCCGGGACGCGTGGCCGTCGGCGGTGAACCACCGTTCGCTTCCCGACGCGGACACGGAGACCCGGCGCCGGTTCGTCGTCCTGCGGATCAACATCTTCGCGGACGCCCGCGAGGTCGCCGAGACCCTGATGGCCGGTATCCCGGTCCTGCTGGACCTCACCGGCGCGGAGACCGAGGTCGCCAAGCGCGTCCTCGACTTCTCGACCGGCGTGGTCTTCGGTCTGGCCAGCGGGATGCACCGGGTGGACCGCAATGTGTTCCTGCTGACCCCGCCCGGCACCGAGGTGAGCGGGATCATGGAGGGGGCCGGGGTGTGA
- a CDS encoding biotin transporter BioY: MSVPPPASPASPSPDVACAADATDVPPAERPARVPAQGSQAATHSDPVPGRPVRPCLTELRLSAFAGHRQAAFPLGAVTVFAGRSGSGKTTALRAHEALARLGAGAPLVEVFPDPVACVPERARPDAQRRRGFRIGCTADGPAGPVRLDIAVQAEPELRVVGERLSAGGVVLLETALRDPGRRTVQAAWHTAGSAPVTRAPLPDDRLGTALLPLRVAGKTDGQRRVLAAAEQMVVALRSVFACDPQPDWMGTPVPTGSGRLLGGCDNLADVLWRTREECVRRHAQLVGALAAGCARPVTDLLAEPLGDGTVRALLDRGDGTRTELARLGYGELRYVAYALVLLTGPGVLDLDTAGEVPSAMQSLTLLADNLDRGLDVRQRAELLRLAVRMAERGHIRCTAAVSDASWAVRTSGVTVVHLGP; the protein is encoded by the coding sequence ATGTCCGTTCCGCCGCCCGCTTCCCCCGCCAGCCCTTCACCGGACGTGGCCTGTGCCGCCGACGCCACCGATGTGCCGCCCGCGGAGAGACCGGCACGGGTGCCGGCCCAGGGATCGCAAGCAGCGACGCACTCCGACCCCGTGCCCGGCCGGCCCGTCCGCCCCTGTCTCACCGAACTGCGGCTCTCCGCCTTCGCCGGGCACCGGCAGGCCGCGTTCCCGCTGGGCGCGGTGACGGTGTTCGCCGGGCGCAGCGGCAGCGGCAAGACCACCGCGCTGCGGGCCCACGAGGCACTGGCCCGGCTCGGCGCCGGCGCGCCGCTCGTGGAGGTCTTCCCCGACCCGGTCGCCTGCGTGCCGGAACGGGCCCGCCCCGACGCCCAGCGCAGGCGGGGCTTCCGGATCGGCTGCACCGCCGACGGTCCGGCCGGGCCGGTCCGGCTCGACATCGCCGTACAGGCGGAGCCCGAACTGCGCGTCGTGGGCGAACGGCTGAGCGCGGGCGGTGTCGTCCTGCTGGAGACCGCCCTGCGGGACCCGGGGCGCCGTACCGTGCAGGCGGCCTGGCACACCGCCGGATCCGCGCCCGTCACCCGCGCCCCGCTCCCCGACGACCGGCTCGGCACCGCCCTGCTGCCGCTGCGCGTCGCCGGCAAGACCGACGGCCAGCGCCGGGTGCTCGCCGCCGCCGAACAGATGGTCGTGGCCCTGCGCTCGGTCTTCGCCTGCGACCCCCAGCCGGACTGGATGGGCACGCCGGTGCCCACCGGTTCCGGGCGGCTGCTCGGCGGCTGCGACAACCTCGCCGACGTGCTCTGGCGCACCCGCGAGGAGTGCGTACGGCGGCACGCCCAGCTCGTGGGCGCCCTCGCCGCGGGCTGCGCCCGGCCCGTCACGGACCTGCTCGCCGAACCGCTCGGCGACGGCACTGTCCGCGCCCTGCTCGACCGCGGCGACGGCACCCGCACCGAGCTGGCCCGGCTCGGCTACGGCGAACTGCGATACGTCGCCTACGCCCTGGTGCTGCTCACCGGCCCCGGCGTCCTCGACCTGGACACCGCGGGCGAGGTGCCCTCCGCGATGCAGTCGCTCACCCTCCTCGCCGACAACCTCGACCGCGGCCTCGACGTCCGGCAGCGCGCCGAACTGCTGCGGCTCGCGGTGCGGATGGCCGAGCGCGGGCACATCCGCTGCACCGCCGCGGTCAGCGACGCCTCCTGGGCCGTGCGGACGTCCGGTGTGACGGTGGTACACCTGGGTCCGTGA
- a CDS encoding nucleotide pyrophosphohydrolase, with amino-acid sequence MTEHLDVAKLQRRLADFAAARNWQPYHTPKNLVAALSVEASELVEIFQWLTPEESARVMDDPETAHRVTDEVADVLAYLLQLCEVLGIDPLAALDAKIDRNERRFPAP; translated from the coding sequence GTGACCGAACACCTCGACGTGGCGAAACTCCAGCGCCGGCTGGCCGACTTCGCGGCCGCGCGGAACTGGCAGCCGTACCACACCCCCAAGAACCTCGTCGCCGCGCTCAGCGTGGAGGCGTCCGAACTGGTCGAGATCTTCCAGTGGCTGACGCCGGAGGAGTCGGCGCGCGTCATGGACGACCCGGAGACCGCCCACCGGGTGACCGACGAGGTCGCCGACGTCCTCGCCTATCTGCTGCAACTGTGCGAGGTGCTCGGCATCGACCCGCTGGCGGCCCTGGACGCGAAGATCGACCGCAACGAACGGCGGTTCCCGGCGCCGTAG
- a CDS encoding DUF6099 family protein codes for MDAVRLILTSRRALADSGGGRAILAEVWQAQALSQAIGSRLAVSGPPELRGEALGLTELAGRGCGVLEAPDLDPGDLRAAQLTDLDDARRALLDLGVLLADIGIALVGVASAAADEATYWQCMEAIDAADESRDRVLEMLRKLTAREEREGVLPER; via the coding sequence ATGGACGCGGTGCGGCTCATCCTGACGAGCAGGCGTGCGCTGGCGGACAGCGGCGGCGGCCGGGCGATCCTCGCGGAGGTGTGGCAGGCGCAGGCCCTGTCACAGGCGATAGGCAGCCGGCTCGCCGTCTCGGGCCCGCCCGAACTGCGCGGCGAGGCCCTCGGCCTGACCGAACTGGCGGGCCGGGGCTGCGGGGTGCTGGAGGCGCCGGACCTCGATCCCGGGGATCTGCGCGCCGCCCAGCTCACCGATCTGGACGACGCCCGCCGGGCCCTGCTCGACCTCGGCGTCCTGCTCGCCGACATCGGCATCGCCCTGGTCGGCGTGGCGAGCGCGGCGGCCGACGAGGCCACGTACTGGCAGTGCATGGAAGCCATCGACGCGGCGGACGAGTCCCGCGACCGCGTCCTGGAGATGCTGCGCAAACTGACGGCACGGGAGGAGCGGGAGGGGGTGCTGCCCGAGCGGTGA
- a CDS encoding LLM class F420-dependent oxidoreductase, which yields MDLRIFTEPQQGADYDTLLTVAKATEDLGFDAFFRSDHYLKMGDADGLPGPTDAWITLAGLARETSRIRLGTLMTAATFRLPGVLAIQVAQVDRMSGGRVELGLGAGWFEQEHEAYGIPFPKEKFGRLEEQLEIVTGLWATEVGKTYDFDGTYYQLKDSPALPKPAQGRVPVLIGGHGARRTPRLAARYADEFNMPFSSVEDTAAQFGRVRDAVAEAGRPADALTYSNALVVCVGRDDQEVARRAAAIGREVDELKTNGLAGTPAEVVEKIGRYAEVGSTRLYLQVLDLDDLDHLELISDKVQSQLP from the coding sequence ATGGACCTCCGTATCTTCACCGAGCCCCAGCAGGGCGCCGACTACGACACCCTCCTCACCGTCGCCAAGGCCACCGAGGATCTTGGATTCGACGCATTCTTCCGCTCTGACCATTACCTCAAGATGGGGGACGCCGACGGCCTTCCCGGACCCACGGACGCCTGGATCACCCTCGCCGGGCTCGCCCGGGAGACCAGCCGTATCCGCCTCGGCACGCTGATGACCGCCGCCACCTTCCGGCTCCCCGGCGTGCTCGCCATCCAGGTCGCCCAGGTGGACCGGATGTCCGGCGGTCGCGTCGAACTCGGCCTGGGCGCCGGCTGGTTCGAGCAGGAGCACGAGGCGTACGGCATCCCGTTCCCGAAGGAGAAGTTCGGCCGCCTGGAGGAGCAACTGGAGATCGTCACCGGTCTGTGGGCCACCGAGGTCGGCAAGACCTACGACTTCGACGGCACGTACTACCAGCTCAAGGACTCGCCCGCGCTGCCCAAGCCCGCGCAGGGCAGGGTGCCGGTGCTGATCGGCGGACACGGCGCGCGCCGCACGCCCCGGCTGGCCGCCCGGTACGCCGACGAGTTCAACATGCCGTTCTCCTCCGTCGAGGACACGGCCGCGCAGTTCGGCCGGGTCCGGGACGCCGTCGCGGAGGCGGGCCGCCCGGCCGACGCCCTCACCTACTCCAACGCGCTCGTCGTCTGCGTCGGCAGGGACGACCAGGAGGTGGCCCGCCGCGCCGCCGCGATCGGCCGCGAGGTCGACGAGCTGAAGACCAACGGGCTCGCGGGCACCCCGGCCGAGGTCGTCGAGAAGATCGGCCGCTATGCCGAGGTCGGCTCCACGCGCCTCTACCTCCAGGTCCTCGACCTCGACGACCTGGACCACCTGGAGCTGATCTCCGACAAGGTGCAGTCGCAGCTCCCGTAA
- a CDS encoding LysR family transcriptional regulator, with the protein MLDVRKLMLLREVGARGSIAAAAQALNYTRSAVSQQLSALEAETGTALLDRGGRRAGLTAAGRLLVASAERVLAELEAAEARLLARDGRVTGELRVGVPLHDGPALLVPALTRLRACHPELRITLHGVAADEGRRSVRLGRLDAVLAAGYPQVPEARVPGLYEEAVISDRIRLAVPPGHPLAGGEGPLDLAEFADQPWLLDRASRLGRLALHLCADAEFVPDVVSDIGDMQAVFGLVSLGWGVALAPDLVPDRPGHPVVRVPLKGIDPVRHITLVVREGARNSPPVAALLPAVREAADELRRSAPDRQP; encoded by the coding sequence GTGCTGGACGTACGGAAGCTGATGCTGCTGCGCGAAGTCGGGGCTCGCGGATCGATCGCGGCGGCGGCGCAGGCGCTCAACTACACGCGCTCCGCCGTCTCCCAGCAGCTTTCGGCCCTGGAGGCCGAGACGGGTACGGCGCTGCTCGACCGGGGCGGCAGACGGGCCGGACTGACCGCCGCCGGACGCCTGTTGGTGGCCAGCGCCGAACGCGTGCTCGCGGAACTCGAAGCGGCCGAGGCGCGGTTGCTCGCGCGGGACGGCAGGGTGACGGGCGAACTGCGGGTGGGGGTGCCGTTGCACGACGGTCCGGCGCTGCTGGTGCCGGCGTTGACCCGGCTCCGCGCGTGCCACCCGGAACTGCGGATCACCCTGCACGGCGTCGCCGCCGACGAGGGCCGGCGGTCGGTACGGCTGGGGCGGCTGGACGCGGTGCTGGCCGCCGGCTATCCGCAGGTGCCCGAGGCACGGGTGCCGGGGCTGTACGAGGAGGCGGTGATCAGCGACCGCATCCGGCTCGCCGTACCGCCCGGACATCCCCTGGCCGGAGGCGAAGGACCGCTGGACCTGGCCGAGTTCGCGGACCAGCCGTGGCTGCTCGACCGGGCCTCCCGGCTGGGACGTCTGGCCCTGCATCTGTGCGCGGACGCCGAGTTCGTCCCCGACGTCGTCTCCGACATCGGGGACATGCAGGCCGTGTTCGGTCTGGTCTCCCTGGGCTGGGGCGTCGCGCTCGCCCCCGACCTGGTGCCCGACCGCCCCGGCCACCCCGTCGTCCGGGTCCCCCTGAAGGGCATCGACCCGGTCCGCCACATCACCCTCGTGGTGCGGGAGGGCGCGCGGAACAGCCCACCGGTGGCGGCGCTGCTGCCGGCGGTACGGGAGGCGGCCGACGAACTGCGGCGCTCGGCCCCTGACCGACAGCCATGA
- a CDS encoding FMN-dependent NADH-azoreductase, with amino-acid sequence MPTLLHLDSSPRRDSVSRRLSAEFADAWRKAHPDGTYVHRDLAAEPVPHVDHAQIEVMHRLETEGTRDLAAARDAAKTAEEKESWAITWPLVEELLAADVILLGVPMYNFSVPSTFKAWFDRVLIAPLIADPATGEGPLSGKRVVVASARGGAYGPGTPREDCDHQEPYLKAALGMVGLAADLTFLHAEFTKSEHVPRLAGFKDTAAASYRTALDGARAHGEA; translated from the coding sequence ATGCCCACCCTTCTCCACCTGGACTCCAGCCCCCGGCGGGACTCCGTCTCCCGGCGGCTCTCCGCCGAGTTCGCGGACGCCTGGCGCAAGGCCCACCCCGACGGCACGTACGTCCACCGCGACCTCGCCGCCGAGCCCGTGCCGCACGTGGACCACGCCCAGATCGAGGTGATGCACCGGCTGGAGACCGAGGGCACACGCGATCTCGCGGCGGCCCGTGACGCGGCGAAGACGGCCGAGGAGAAGGAGAGTTGGGCGATCACGTGGCCGCTGGTCGAGGAACTCCTCGCGGCCGACGTCATCCTGCTCGGCGTGCCGATGTACAACTTCTCGGTGCCGTCGACGTTCAAGGCGTGGTTCGACCGCGTTCTGATCGCGCCCCTGATCGCCGATCCGGCCACCGGCGAAGGCCCCTTGTCGGGCAAGCGGGTCGTGGTGGCCTCCGCGCGCGGCGGCGCCTACGGTCCCGGCACGCCCCGCGAGGACTGCGACCACCAGGAGCCGTATCTGAAGGCGGCCCTCGGCATGGTCGGCCTCGCCGCCGATCTGACCTTCCTGCACGCCGAGTTCACCAAGTCGGAGCACGTGCCCCGGCTCGCCGGGTTCAAGGACACGGCGGCCGCGTCGTACCGGACGGCCCTCGACGGCGCCCGCGCGCACGGCGAGGCGTGA
- a CDS encoding SDR family NAD(P)-dependent oxidoreductase — MSSRPAPVEEPEDPLDEPFLLGRTVLVVGASGGIGEGITRALLELGATVVAAGRSEARLNRLADYTDGIGPGVLHPHAVDLSDPDSAAVRTRLADRHGKFDGAVLTIGNWGPPEPTPLLDVSDAVWDAMIADNLTSHFRALRVVTPLLPVDGALVHLTGLSAEIAFPGAALVGATNAAKKSLLRTLTAELDGAGPRIYELVIGRIRTRPRAALGVDSPAWLSGADLGRHAAELIAHRGPWTAEPLQYLLDRASGVLTALPQ; from the coding sequence ATGAGCAGTCGTCCAGCACCGGTCGAGGAACCAGAGGACCCCCTCGACGAGCCCTTCCTCCTGGGCCGCACGGTCCTCGTCGTCGGCGCGAGCGGCGGCATCGGGGAGGGGATCACCCGCGCGCTCCTCGAGCTGGGCGCCACCGTGGTGGCGGCCGGCCGCAGCGAGGCCCGGCTGAACCGCCTCGCCGACTACACCGACGGCATCGGACCCGGCGTCCTGCATCCGCACGCCGTCGATCTCTCCGACCCCGACAGCGCCGCCGTACGGACCCGACTCGCCGACCGGCACGGGAAGTTCGACGGCGCCGTCCTCACCATCGGCAACTGGGGGCCACCGGAGCCGACACCGCTCCTCGACGTGTCCGACGCGGTCTGGGACGCCATGATCGCCGACAACCTCACCAGCCACTTCCGCGCCCTGCGGGTCGTCACCCCGCTGCTTCCCGTCGACGGCGCGCTCGTCCATCTCACCGGCCTCAGCGCGGAGATCGCCTTCCCGGGAGCCGCCCTCGTCGGCGCGACCAACGCGGCCAAGAAGTCCCTGCTGCGCACCCTGACCGCCGAACTCGACGGTGCGGGGCCGCGGATCTACGAACTCGTCATCGGCCGTATCCGCACCCGCCCCCGGGCCGCCCTGGGCGTCGACAGCCCGGCCTGGCTCAGCGGCGCGGACCTCGGCCGGCACGCCGCCGAACTGATCGCCCACCGCGGGCCGTGGACCGCCGAGCCGCTCCAGTACCTGCTCGACCGGGCGTCGGGCGTGCTCACCGCTCTGCCGCAGTGA
- a CDS encoding DUF4232 domain-containing protein yields the protein MRRSASLLPALAAVLLLATACGTEHPGTAAGAGASATAPGIPVTDPPVDGVRITALNLPTASPSAEPSDGPSGIGSVHADRLPTPGVPDRPGEIPAGTENFVESGISAAYEVTNDGKETLTYTVLFSFTTSTGEVMGNQRETVRGVAPGRTVRGTVQLGRVPPGMPEVRKVKVSEVTTVPADEAPAETGTCPASGIRVTADDGDAAMGLRVVGLRLENCGTRDYTLDGYPRLTLLDEDLEPVDGIDVVHGGAGVALVTGFDDPPRPVTLEPGEYATSGLMWRNTTGAGTAVNVPHVRVHAKPGAAPVIVTPRLDLGTTGKLGVSAWKRGE from the coding sequence ATGCGCAGATCCGCCTCGCTCCTCCCGGCCCTGGCCGCCGTCCTCCTGCTCGCCACGGCCTGCGGGACGGAGCACCCCGGGACGGCCGCCGGCGCCGGCGCGTCCGCCACGGCGCCCGGCATCCCCGTCACCGACCCGCCGGTGGACGGGGTCAGGATCACCGCCCTGAACCTCCCCACCGCCTCACCGTCCGCCGAGCCGTCCGACGGCCCGTCCGGCATCGGATCCGTGCACGCCGACCGCCTCCCCACGCCCGGTGTCCCGGACCGGCCCGGCGAAATCCCCGCCGGCACCGAGAACTTCGTCGAATCCGGCATCTCCGCCGCCTACGAGGTCACCAACGACGGCAAGGAGACCCTGACCTACACCGTGCTCTTCAGCTTCACCACGAGCACCGGCGAGGTGATGGGCAACCAGCGCGAGACCGTACGCGGGGTCGCGCCCGGCCGGACCGTACGCGGCACCGTGCAGCTCGGCAGGGTGCCCCCGGGGATGCCCGAGGTGCGCAAGGTGAAGGTCTCCGAGGTCACCACGGTCCCCGCGGACGAGGCGCCGGCCGAGACCGGCACCTGCCCGGCCTCCGGGATCCGCGTCACGGCCGACGACGGCGACGCGGCGATGGGCCTGCGCGTCGTGGGCCTGCGCCTGGAGAACTGCGGAACCCGCGACTACACCCTCGACGGCTACCCCCGGCTCACCCTGCTTGACGAGGACCTCGAACCGGTCGACGGGATCGACGTCGTCCACGGCGGCGCCGGCGTCGCCCTGGTGACCGGCTTCGACGATCCGCCCCGGCCCGTCACTCTCGAGCCCGGCGAGTACGCCACCTCCGGCCTGATGTGGCGCAACACCACCGGCGCCGGCACCGCGGTCAACGTGCCCCACGTCCGTGTCCACGCCAAGCCCGGCGCCGCCCCCGTGATCGTCACACCCCGACTGGACCTCGGGACCACCGGGAAACTGGGGGTCAGCGCCTGGAAGCGGGGCGAGTGA
- a CDS encoding 3' terminal RNA ribose 2'-O-methyltransferase Hen1, with protein MFLTITTTGTPDRPATDLGYLLHKHPGKSQAFSTSYGTAHVLYPEADDRRCTAALLLEVDAVALVRRGKGKGRGGAPDAALAQYVNDRPYAASSLLAVALSGVFSSAMRGVCAARPELPAQARSLRIEVPALPARGGAALVHRLFEPLGWTATVEPVALDAEFPEWGDSRYVRLVLESDRLTVAEVLRHLYVLLPVLDDAKHYWVAPDEVDKLLRAGEGWLPEHPEQKLITSRYLSRRWSLTREAMERLELVRLAETDDSEVEAIDNAVEDDSDTPAETQAEAEAGEARPTPLAAQRRDAILAALRAAGAARVLDLGCGQGQLVQALLKDVRFTEIVGVDVSMRALTIASRRLKLDRMGERQAARVRLVQGSLAYTDTRLKGYDAAVLSEVIEHLDLPRLPALEYAVFGSARPRTVLVTTPNVEYNVRWESLPAGHVRHGDHRFEWTRAEFRSWAGTVAERHGYTVEFVPVGPDDPEVGPPTQMAVFTLGTPYEKEAKAA; from the coding sequence GTGTTCCTGACGATCACCACCACCGGCACCCCTGACCGCCCCGCCACCGACCTGGGCTACCTGCTGCACAAGCATCCCGGCAAGTCGCAGGCGTTCTCCACCTCCTACGGCACGGCGCACGTCCTCTACCCCGAGGCGGACGACCGGCGCTGCACGGCGGCGCTGCTGCTGGAGGTGGACGCCGTGGCGCTGGTCCGGCGCGGCAAGGGCAAGGGCCGGGGCGGTGCGCCCGACGCGGCACTCGCCCAGTACGTCAACGACCGCCCCTACGCGGCCTCCTCGCTGCTCGCCGTGGCGCTGAGCGGCGTCTTCTCCAGCGCGATGCGGGGCGTCTGCGCCGCGCGGCCCGAACTCCCGGCGCAGGCACGGTCGTTGCGCATCGAGGTGCCTGCGCTGCCGGCCCGGGGCGGTGCCGCGCTCGTGCACCGGCTCTTCGAGCCGCTCGGCTGGACGGCGACCGTCGAACCGGTCGCCCTGGACGCCGAGTTCCCGGAGTGGGGCGACTCGCGGTACGTACGACTCGTCCTGGAGTCCGACCGGCTGACCGTCGCCGAGGTGCTGCGGCACCTGTACGTCCTCCTGCCGGTCCTGGACGACGCCAAGCACTACTGGGTCGCCCCCGACGAGGTCGACAAGCTGCTGCGGGCCGGCGAGGGCTGGCTGCCCGAGCACCCGGAGCAGAAGCTGATCACCAGCCGGTACCTCTCCCGCCGCTGGTCGCTGACCCGGGAGGCCATGGAGCGGCTGGAGCTGGTGCGGCTCGCCGAGACCGACGACAGCGAGGTCGAGGCCATCGACAACGCCGTCGAGGACGACAGCGACACCCCGGCGGAGACGCAGGCGGAGGCGGAGGCCGGTGAGGCCCGCCCGACCCCCCTCGCCGCGCAGCGCCGGGACGCGATCCTCGCCGCGCTGCGGGCGGCCGGCGCCGCCCGGGTGCTCGACCTCGGCTGCGGACAGGGCCAGTTGGTGCAGGCGCTGCTCAAGGACGTCCGGTTCACCGAGATCGTCGGCGTCGACGTGTCGATGCGCGCGCTCACCATCGCCTCCCGCCGGCTCAAGCTGGACCGGATGGGGGAGCGGCAGGCCGCGCGGGTCCGGCTCGTGCAGGGATCGCTCGCCTACACCGACACCCGGCTCAAGGGCTATGACGCGGCCGTGCTCAGCGAGGTGATCGAACACCTCGACCTGCCGCGGCTGCCCGCCCTGGAGTACGCGGTGTTCGGCTCCGCCCGCCCGCGCACCGTCCTGGTGACCACCCCGAACGTCGAGTACAACGTCCGCTGGGAGAGCCTCCCGGCCGGGCACGTCCGGCACGGCGACCACCGCTTCGAGTGGACGCGCGCGGAGTTCCGCTCCTGGGCCGGCACCGTCGCCGAACGGCACGGCTACACCGTCGAGTTCGTCCCCGTCGGTCCCGACGACCCCGAGGTCGGACCGCCCACCCAGATGGCCGTGTTCACGCTCGGCACCCCGTACGAGAAGGAGGCGAAGGCCGCATGA